A single region of the Gossypium arboreum isolate Shixiya-1 chromosome 12, ASM2569848v2, whole genome shotgun sequence genome encodes:
- the LOC108477401 gene encoding uncharacterized protein LOC108477401 isoform X1 — protein sequence MFQSQQSSLKYFPPPTDLCAHLGQLTLTHLDFEPRPRLYEDPNAASPSWITTPTDPITYGTASPVAALNSASKNDWMKQSLVNNVIGSTMNQSNLIQLRQYDVCNVVCKTKDGCKRHLMGKKHPRNLQAMINPVTALFPEISNTINNVSIVDKTGNVGGQLIFGASGVANFHELDRKKQQLLNAGAPVGSIRMCTICNVACNSNDAFVKHISGRRHVAQVRLIAIDGIRPYLAAIQANYHFWNKGKKITKNKISQPTWCEVCQINCNSSDVYAKHLSGKKHLKNLQNLEKSKNSTCYSSSIDTPIAANLFNWSSGEPSSRWLQWC from the exons ATGTTCCAATCACAGCAATCTTCATTAAAGTACTTCCCTCCTCCAACTGACCTCTGTGCTCATCTGGGTCAGTTGACCTTAACCCATCTCGACTTTGAACCCCGGCCTCGATTATATGAGGACCCAAATGCGGCTTCTCCAAGTTGGATCACTACACCCACTGATCCCATTACATATGGTACTGCT TCACCGGTAGCGGCTTTGAATTCTGCTAGTAAGAATGATTGGATGAAGCAATCTTTGGTGAATAATGTAATAGGAAGCACAATGAATCAAAGCAACCTGATTCAACTACGGCAGTATGATGTTTGTAATGTTGTATGCAAAACCAAAGATGGTTGTAAGAGACACCTTATGGGAAAGAAGCATCCGAGGAATTTGCAAGCAATGATAAATCCCGTTACTGCACTATTTCCAGAAATTTCTAATACTATCAATAACGTAAGCATCGTGGACAAAACAGGAAATGTAGGTGGACAGTTGATATTTGGGGCTTCTGGTGTGGCAAATTTTCATGAATTGGATAGAAAGAAGCAACAACTTTTGAATGCTGGGGCTCCCGTTGGTTCCATTCGGATGTGCACCATATGCAATGTTGCTTGTAATAGCAATGATGCTTTCGTTAAACATATTTCCGGAAGAAGACATGTTGCTCAG GTCAGATTAATAGCTATTGACGGGATCAGACCTTATCTTGCTGCCATCCAAGCTAATTATCACTTTTGGAATAAAGGCAAGAAGATAACTAAGAATAAGATCAGTCAACCTACATGGTGCGAAGTCTGCCAAATCAACTGTAACAGCAGCGATGTCTATGCAAAACACTTGTCTGGGAAAAAACACCTGAAGAACCTTCAGAATTTGGAAAAATCAAAGAACAGCACATGTTATTCTTCTTCCATTGACACACCGATTGCAGCAAATCTGTTTAATTGGAGCAGTGGAGAACCCAGCAGCCGATGGTTGCAGTGGTGCTGA
- the LOC108477401 gene encoding uncharacterized protein LOC108477401 isoform X2 has product MRTQMRLLQVGSLHPLIPLHMSPVAALNSASKNDWMKQSLVNNVIGSTMNQSNLIQLRQYDVCNVVCKTKDGCKRHLMGKKHPRNLQAMINPVTALFPEISNTINNVSIVDKTGNVGGQLIFGASGVANFHELDRKKQQLLNAGAPVGSIRMCTICNVACNSNDAFVKHISGRRHVAQVRLIAIDGIRPYLAAIQANYHFWNKGKKITKNKISQPTWCEVCQINCNSSDVYAKHLSGKKHLKNLQNLEKSKNSTCYSSSIDTPIAANLFNWSSGEPSSRWLQWC; this is encoded by the exons ATGAGGACCCAAATGCGGCTTCTCCAAGTTGGATCACTACACCCACTGATCCCATTACATATG TCACCGGTAGCGGCTTTGAATTCTGCTAGTAAGAATGATTGGATGAAGCAATCTTTGGTGAATAATGTAATAGGAAGCACAATGAATCAAAGCAACCTGATTCAACTACGGCAGTATGATGTTTGTAATGTTGTATGCAAAACCAAAGATGGTTGTAAGAGACACCTTATGGGAAAGAAGCATCCGAGGAATTTGCAAGCAATGATAAATCCCGTTACTGCACTATTTCCAGAAATTTCTAATACTATCAATAACGTAAGCATCGTGGACAAAACAGGAAATGTAGGTGGACAGTTGATATTTGGGGCTTCTGGTGTGGCAAATTTTCATGAATTGGATAGAAAGAAGCAACAACTTTTGAATGCTGGGGCTCCCGTTGGTTCCATTCGGATGTGCACCATATGCAATGTTGCTTGTAATAGCAATGATGCTTTCGTTAAACATATTTCCGGAAGAAGACATGTTGCTCAG GTCAGATTAATAGCTATTGACGGGATCAGACCTTATCTTGCTGCCATCCAAGCTAATTATCACTTTTGGAATAAAGGCAAGAAGATAACTAAGAATAAGATCAGTCAACCTACATGGTGCGAAGTCTGCCAAATCAACTGTAACAGCAGCGATGTCTATGCAAAACACTTGTCTGGGAAAAAACACCTGAAGAACCTTCAGAATTTGGAAAAATCAAAGAACAGCACATGTTATTCTTCTTCCATTGACACACCGATTGCAGCAAATCTGTTTAATTGGAGCAGTGGAGAACCCAGCAGCCGATGGTTGCAGTGGTGCTGA
- the LOC108477401 gene encoding uncharacterized protein LOC108477401 isoform X4: MFQSQQSSLKYFPPPTDLCAHLGQLTLTHLDFEPRPRLYEDPNAASPSWITTPTDPITYGTASPVAALNSASKNDWMKQSLVNNVIGSTMNQSNLIQLRQYDVCNVVCKTKDGCKRHLMGKKHPRNLQAMINPVTALFPEISNTINNVSIVDKTGNVGGQLIFGASGVANFHELDRKKQQLLNAGAPVGSIRMCTICNVACNSNDAFVKHISGRRHVAQINSY, from the exons ATGTTCCAATCACAGCAATCTTCATTAAAGTACTTCCCTCCTCCAACTGACCTCTGTGCTCATCTGGGTCAGTTGACCTTAACCCATCTCGACTTTGAACCCCGGCCTCGATTATATGAGGACCCAAATGCGGCTTCTCCAAGTTGGATCACTACACCCACTGATCCCATTACATATGGTACTGCT TCACCGGTAGCGGCTTTGAATTCTGCTAGTAAGAATGATTGGATGAAGCAATCTTTGGTGAATAATGTAATAGGAAGCACAATGAATCAAAGCAACCTGATTCAACTACGGCAGTATGATGTTTGTAATGTTGTATGCAAAACCAAAGATGGTTGTAAGAGACACCTTATGGGAAAGAAGCATCCGAGGAATTTGCAAGCAATGATAAATCCCGTTACTGCACTATTTCCAGAAATTTCTAATACTATCAATAACGTAAGCATCGTGGACAAAACAGGAAATGTAGGTGGACAGTTGATATTTGGGGCTTCTGGTGTGGCAAATTTTCATGAATTGGATAGAAAGAAGCAACAACTTTTGAATGCTGGGGCTCCCGTTGGTTCCATTCGGATGTGCACCATATGCAATGTTGCTTGTAATAGCAATGATGCTTTCGTTAAACATATTTCCGGAAGAAGACATGTTGCTCAG ATTAATAGCTATTGA
- the LOC108477401 gene encoding uncharacterized protein LOC108477401 isoform X3 — MFQSQQSSLKYFPPPTDLCAHLGQLTLTHLDFEPRPRLYEDPNAASPSWITTPTDPITYGTASPVAALNSASKNDWMKQSLVNNVIGSTMNQSNLIQLRQYDVCNVVCKTKDGCKRHLMGKKHPRNLQAMINPVTALFPEISNTINNVSIVDKTGNVGGQLIFGASGVANFHELDRKKQQLLNAGAPVGSIRMCTICNVACNSNDAFVKHISGRRHVAQLSIRGGIQ, encoded by the exons ATGTTCCAATCACAGCAATCTTCATTAAAGTACTTCCCTCCTCCAACTGACCTCTGTGCTCATCTGGGTCAGTTGACCTTAACCCATCTCGACTTTGAACCCCGGCCTCGATTATATGAGGACCCAAATGCGGCTTCTCCAAGTTGGATCACTACACCCACTGATCCCATTACATATGGTACTGCT TCACCGGTAGCGGCTTTGAATTCTGCTAGTAAGAATGATTGGATGAAGCAATCTTTGGTGAATAATGTAATAGGAAGCACAATGAATCAAAGCAACCTGATTCAACTACGGCAGTATGATGTTTGTAATGTTGTATGCAAAACCAAAGATGGTTGTAAGAGACACCTTATGGGAAAGAAGCATCCGAGGAATTTGCAAGCAATGATAAATCCCGTTACTGCACTATTTCCAGAAATTTCTAATACTATCAATAACGTAAGCATCGTGGACAAAACAGGAAATGTAGGTGGACAGTTGATATTTGGGGCTTCTGGTGTGGCAAATTTTCATGAATTGGATAGAAAGAAGCAACAACTTTTGAATGCTGGGGCTCCCGTTGGTTCCATTCGGATGTGCACCATATGCAATGTTGCTTGTAATAGCAATGATGCTTTCGTTAAACATATTTCCGGAAGAAGACATGTTGCTCAG CTTTCTATAAGAGGTGGCATTCAGTAG
- the LOC108477435 gene encoding (S)-8-oxocitronellyl enol synthase CYC2: protein MADSNGVAIIFGVTGLVGRELTKRLISKSKWKIYGVARQPEIIPIKSSSYHFIPCDLLDPFETKQKLSILHDVTHVFWVTWASQHPLDTAECCEENKAMLSNVLSAILPIAKGMKHFVLQTGMSHYVPIAVNGKTTHLFDEEWPRPKVSSNFYYVLEDTLHERLDGKVSWTVHRPGLLMGSSNRTLFNFIGSLCVYGTICKHLNLPFVFGGTIECWEESYIDGSDARLVAEQQIWAATRNGDGVSSNGEAFNAINGSSFSWKEIWPILGKKFGVRVPKETCMEEFWYTRAMGDKKRVWEEIVEKERLVETKMEELANWQFMDILFRFRAKLLGSRAKVDGLSFTMRCNTLDSILCWIDVMRHENFIP, encoded by the coding sequence ATGGCAGACAGTAATGGTGTTGCCATCATCTTTGGTGTTACTGGGCTTGTTGGAAGAGAGCTAACCAAAAGGCTCATCTCAAAATCTAAGTGGAAGATCTATGGTGTAGCTCGACAACCTGAAATAATACCCATCAAAAGTTCTAGCTACCATTTCATACCCTGTGACCTGTTAGATCCATTTGAAACCAAGCAGAAGCTATCAATACTGCATGATGTGACTCATGTTTTTTGGGTCACTTGGGCTTCCCAGCATCCATTGGATACTGCTGAGTGTTGTGAGGAAAACAAGGCAATGTTGTCCAATGTCTTGAGTGCCATCCTCCCCATAGCAAAGGGGATGAAGCATTTTGTCCTTCAAACAGGGATGAGTCATTATGTACCCATAGCTGTGAATGGGAAAACAACCCATTTGTTCGATGAAGAATGGCCAAGACCGAAAGTGAGCTCCAACTTTTACTACGTCCTTGAAGATACCCTCCATGAGAGATTGGATGGTAAGGTGAGTTGGACTGTGCATAGACCTGGCTTGTTAATGGGTAGTTCTAATAGGACTTTGTTTAATTTCATAGGGAGTTTATGTGTTTATGGTACTATTTGTAAGCATTTGAACCTCCCTTTTGTGTTTGGAGGGACAATTGAGTGTTGGGAAGAGAGTTATATAGACGGTTCCGATGCCAGACTCGTTGCCGAACAACAAATTTGGGCAGCCACCAGGAATGGAGATGGAGTGTCTTCCAACGGCGAGGCGTTCAATGCAATCAACGGTTCGAGTTTCAGTTGGAAGGAGATATGGCCAATATTGGGAAAGAAATTTGGAGTTAGAGTGCCTAAAGAGACGTGTATGGAGGAATTTTGGTATACGagggccatgggagacaaaaaaAGGGTATGGGAAGAAATAGTGGAGAAGGAAAGGTTGGTGGAGACGAAGATGGAAGAGTTGGCAAATTGGCAATTCATGGACATCTTGTTTAGGTTCCGAGCCAAACTGTTGGGGTCCAGAGCTAAAGTTGATGGGCTGAGTTTTACAATGAGATGCAACACACTTGATTCAATCTTGTGTTGGATTGATGTCATGAGACATGAAAACTTCATTCCCTAG
- the LOC108479078 gene encoding plant intracellular Ras-group-related LRR protein 7: MGSSESKAADSKANRIARWRSTGIVALREAKLNTFPDEVLDLDKCVRTLDLTQNKLVEIPMEISKLVNMQRLILASNHIEQLPSTMGNLQSLKAMILDGNRITSLPDELGELVKLEKLSISGNKLMSLPNTIGSLRDLSLLNVSNNKLKYLPESIGICSALEELQANDNLIEELPASVCNLVQLKSLSLNNNKVNQIPPNILKDCKALQNFSLHDNPISMSQFQQMDGFEEFEARRKKKFDKQLDSNVMIGSKGLDAGVDL, translated from the exons ATGGGATCTTCTGAAAGTAAAGCTGCTGATTCCAAAGCTAACCGAATTGCTCGATGGCGATCGACTGGCATTGTTGCCTTACGTGAAGCTAAATTAAAT ACATTTCCTGATGAAGTTCTTGATCTGGATAAATGTGTACGAACTCTCGATTTAACGCAAAATAAATTAG TTGAAATTCCTATGGAGATCAGCAAACTGGTCAACATGCAGCGACTG ATTTTAGCCTCTAATCATATTGAGCAATTACCAAGTACTATGGGGAATCTTCAGTCTCTGAAAGCTATGATACTTGATGGGAACCGAATTACTTCTTTGCCAGATGAAT TGGGCGAGCTGGTAAAACTCGAGAAGTTATCAATTTCTGGAAATAAGTTAATGTCCTTGCCCAATACTATTGGCAGTTTGCGCGAT TTGTCTCTGCTTAATGTGTCTAATAACAAATTGAAGTATCTTCCTGAATCAATTGGGATCTGCTCTGCTTTGGAAGAACTGCAAGCAAATG ATAATCTTATTGAAGAACTTCCTGCATCTGTTTGTAATCTTGTTCAACTAAAGTCACTTAGCTTAAACAATAACAAAGTCAACCAG ATACCTCCTAATATATTGAAAGACTGTAAAGCTCTCCAGAATTTCTCACTTCATGACAACCCCATTTCGATGTCTCAGTTTCAACAA ATGGATGGATTCGAAGAATTTGAAGCAAGGAGGAAAAAGAAGTTTGACAAGCAACTTGACTCGAATGTGATGATTGGTTCCAAAGGCCTTGATGCGGGTGTTGATCTATAA
- the LOC108479491 gene encoding pre-mRNA-splicing factor ATP-dependent RNA helicase DEAH1 has product MSGNSNFGGGGGNPLKTWVSDRLISLLGFSQPTLVEYTIGLAKQAASPADVLGKLEEYGLPSSNEVQLFAEEIFGKVPHKASRENFYQKQEREAAVFARKQKTYALLDADDEEEEAGTNTSLHRLSSNEPASETRKGDKHKKRFRKKNESEQDEDDEEVIHVDEKKRVKRQAEDDGSESEEERLRDQREREDLERHIRERDAAATRKLMEPKLSRKEEEEAIRRSKALEQDDINSLRKVSRQEYLKKREQKKLEELRDDIEDEQYLFDGVKLTEAEYRELQYKKEIYELVKKRTEEDDDIGEYKMPEAYDQEGIVDQEKRFSVALQRYRDPTAGDKMNPFAEQEAWEDHQIGKATLKFGSKNKKQTTDDYQFVFEDQIEFIKASVMDGDKFDNEMSTDSPETTKAKSELEKLQEDRKTLPIYPYRDDLLKAVEEYQVLVIVGETGSGKTTQIPQYLHEAGYTKSGKVGCTQPRRVAAMSVAARVSQEMGVKLGHEVGYSIRFEDCTSEKTVLKYMTDGMLLRELLGEPDLASYSVIMVDEAHERTVSTDILFGLVKDIARFRKDIKLLISSATLDAEKFSDFFDSAPIFKIPGRRYPVEIHYTKAPEADYLDAAIVTVLQIHVTQSPGDILVFLTGQEEIETAEEILKHRVRGFGTKIAELIICPIYANLPTELQAKIFEPTPIGARKVVLATNIAETSLTIDGIKYVIDPGFCKMKSYNPRTGMESLLVTPISKASANQRAGRSGRTGPGKCFRLYTAYNYYTELDDNTPPEIQRTNLASVVLSLKSLGIHDLLNFDFMDPPPAEALLKALELLFALSALNKLGELTKVGRRMAEFPLDPMLSKMIVASDKYKCSDEVISIAAMLSVGNSIFYRPKDKQVHADNARMNFHTGNVGDHIALMKVYNSWRETNFSTQWCYENYIQVRSMKRARDIRDQLEGLLERVEIELTSCPNDLEAIKKAITSGFFPHSARLQKNGSYRTVKHPQTVYIHPSSGLAQALPRWVVYHELVLTTKEYMRQVTELKPEWLVEIAPHYYQMKDVEDAGSKKMPKGQGRAAEQPPVSGKV; this is encoded by the exons ATGTCAGGCAATTCAAATTTCGGAGGAGGGGGAGGTAACCCTTTGAAGACTTGGGTCTCTGATAGGTTGATATCATTGCTGGGATTTTCCCAGCCTACACTTGTTGAATATACCATTGGGCTAG CTAAGCAAGCAGCATCACCTGCTGATGTACTTGGCAAGCTTGAAGAATATGGCTTGCCATCGTCTAATGAAGTTCAATTATTTGCCGAAGAAATCTTTGGTAAAGTTCCTCACAAAGCCTCCCGTGAAAAT TTTTATCAGAAACAAGAAAGGGAAGCTGCTGTTTTCGCTAGGAAGCAAAAGACCTATGCACTTTTAGATGCTGATGACGAAGAAGAAGAAGCCGGTACCAATACCAGTCTTCATCGCCTGTCTTCCAATGAGCCTGCTTCCGAGACCAGAAAAGGTGATAAACATAAGAAAAGATTCAGAAAGAAGAATGAAAGTGAACAAGATGAAGATGACGAGGAGGTCATACATGtggatgaaaagaaaagagttaaAAGACAAGCTGAGGATGATGGTTCAGAGTCAGAGGAGGAAAGATTGCGTGACCAAAGAGAGAGGGAGGATTTGGAGAGACATATAAGGGAACGTGATGCTGCAGCAACTAGGAAGTTAATGGAGCCAAAGCTTTCACGAAAGGAGGAAGAGGAGGCTATACGAAGATCTAAAGCTTTGGAGCAAGATGACATCAATAGTTTAAGGAAAGTTTCAAGACAAGAGTATTTGAAAAAGAGGGAGCAAAAAAAGCTTGAGGAGCTTAGGGACGATATAGAAGACGAGCAATACCTTTTTGATGGTGTAAAGCTTACTGAAGCAGAATATCGTGAGTTACAGTATAAGAAAGAAATATATGAGCTTGTGAAGAAGCGGACGGAAGAGGATGATGATATTGGTGAGTATAAAATGCCAGAAGCTTATGATCAAGAAGGGATTGTTGACCAGGAGAAGAGATTTTCGGTGGCTCTTCAGCGTTATAGAGACCCTACTGCTGGGGATAAAATGAATCCATTTGCAGAACAAGAGGCCTGGGAAGACCATCAAATTGGCAAGGCCACATTGAAATTTGGGTCAAAAAATAAAAAGCAAACTACTGATGATTATCAGTTTGTGTTTGAGGATCAGATTGAGTTTATTAAGGCATCAGTTATGGATGGTGACAAGTTTGATAATGAGATGTCAACTGACTCACCTGAAACAACCAAGGCAAAATCTGAACTGGAGAAACTACAGGAGGACCGGAAAACTTTGCCAATTTATCCATATCGAGATGATCTACTTAAAGCTGTTGAAGAATATCAGGTTCTTGTTATTGTAGGAGAAACTGGTTCAGGAAAGACCACACAGATACCACAATATCTTCATGAAGCTGGTTATACCAAAAGTGGGAAGGTTGGTTGTACACAGCCTCGACGAGTTGCTGCTATGAGTGTTGCTGCTCGAGTTTCTCAAGAAATGGGTGTCAAACTTGGCCATGAGGTTGGTTATTCTATTCGTTTTGAAGACTGCACTTCAGAAAAGACTGTATTAAAATATATGACAGATGGTATGCTGTTGCGGGAGTTGCTTGGTGAACCTGATCTTGCAAGCTACAGTGTGATAATGGTGGATGAGGCTCATGAAAGAACTGTATCAACTGATATTCTTTTTGGATTGGTGAAGGATATAGCACGATTTAGAAAAGATATCAAATTACTTATTTCAAGTGCAACACTTGATGCGGAGAAGTTCAGTGATTTTTTTGATTCTGCTCCAATTTTCAAAATTCCTGGTAGACGTTATCCTGTTGAGATACACTACACAAAAGCACCAGAAGCTGATTACCTGGATGCTGCAATTGTTACCGTACTTCAAATTCATGTGACACAGTCACCTGgagatattttggtttttctcacTGGTCAAGAAGAAATTGAGACAGCAGAAGAAATTTTGAAGCATAGGGTAAGAGGCTTTGGGACAAAAATTGCGGAACTTATTATCTGCCCAATATATGCCAACCTTCCAACTGAGCTTCAAGCCAAAATATTTGAACCTACTCCTATTGGTGCACGGAAGGTAGTCCTGGCAACAAATATTGCAGAAACATCATTAACAATTGATGGTATTAAGTATGTAATTGATCCAGGTTTCTGCAAGATGAAATCTTATAATCCGAGGACTGGGATGGAGTCTTTGCTGGTAACTCCTATATCTAAAGCTTCAGCTAATCAACGCGCTGGTCGATCTGGGCGAACGGGTCCGGGAAAGTGTTTTCGGTTGTACACTGCCTACAATTATTATACTGAATTGGATGACAATACTCCTCCTGAGATACAACGAACCAACCTTGCCAGTGTTGTTCTTTCTTTGAAGAGTCTTGGAATTCATGATTTgctaaattttgattttatggaTCCACCGCCAGCTGAGGCTCTACTGAAAGCTTTGGAACTTTTGTTTGCATTGAGCGCATTAAATAAACTTGGAGAGTTGACTAAAGTTGGTAGACGAATGGCGGAGTTCCCTCTTGATCCAATGCTATCCAAAATGATAGTTGCTTCCGACAAGTACAAGTGTTCAGATGAGGTTATTTCTATTGCTGCTATGCTTTCAGTGGGGAATTCAATCTTTTACCGTCCAAAGGACAAACAAGTTCATGCTGATAATGCAAGGATGAATTTTCATACTGGCAATGTTGGTGATCATATCGCTTTAATGAAG GTTTACAATTCCTGGAGGGAAACAAATTTCTCAACACAGTGGTGTTACGAAAATTATATTCAG GTCAGGAGCATGAAGCGTGCGAGAGACATTAGAGATCAATTAGAGGGTCTTCTGGAGAGAGTTGAAATTGAACTAACATCCTGTCCTAATGATTTAGAGGCTATAAAGAAGGCCATTACATCTG GATTTTTCCCTCATTCGGCAAGGTTACAGAAAAATGGTTCTTACCGTACTGTTAAGCATCCACAGACTGTTTATATACATCCAAGCTCAGGGTTGGCACAG GCGCTCCCAAGATGGGTGGTATACCATGAATTGGTTCTTACCACCAAAGAATACATGAGACAA GTAACTGAGCTGAAACCGGAATGGTTGGTGGAAATAGCCCCACATTACTACCAGATGAAGGACGTCGAAGATG CTGGATCAAAGAAAATGCCGAAGGGACAGGGGCGAGCGGCAGAGCAACCACCGGTTTCTGGTAAGGTTTAG
- the LOC108479835 gene encoding diacylglycerol kinase 1: MDEERMLHPSWTDKSPTEMQVASHFFILSCVIAGLVGILTIVYTAFQWRRNINLSWMKAVARSKKNPKAKHKSPAAPHTWELESVSRGKKVNCCACLKPMSPSQTLGPTVASDSFIHRCSICGAVAHLSCSSRAQKDCKCVSMIGFEHVMHQWAVRWTELTDQPDEASFCSYCEEPCSGSFLGGSPIWCCLWCQRLLHVDCHSSMSNETGNICDLGPFRRLILSPLYVKKLSPNSGFLSSITHGANELASSVRETIRSQGKKHKHNNKTSADTGSNGSISDMSTESTAETPQNVNGSYAKEGNCNGSMNVGTPCQDGSINKKIESNPSIKRSGSINQKDESQALRMKQRYELTDLPPDARPLLVFINKKSGARRGDSLRQRLNLLLNPVQVIELSSTQGPEMGLFLFRKVPHFRILVCGGDGTVGWVLNAIDKQNFVSPPPVAILPAGTGNDLARVLSWGGGLGSVERQGGLCTVLQHIEHAAVTILDRWKVAVLNQQGKQLQSPKFMNNYLGIGCDAKVALDIHNLREENPEKFYNQFMNKVLYAREGAKSIMDRTFADFPWQVRVEVDGVEIEVPEDAEGVLVANIGSYMGGVDLWQNEDDTYENFDPQSMHDKILEVVSISGTWHLGTLQVGLSRARRLAQGQSIKIQLFAALPVQIDGEPWSQQPCTLAISHHSQAFMLRRTAEERLGHAAAIITNVLESAETNHVINTSQKRALLQEMALRLT, translated from the exons ATGGATGAAGAACGCATGTTGCATCCCAGTTGGACCGACAAGAGTCCGACTGAAATGCAAGTTGCTTCACATTTCTTCATTCTCTCTTGTGTCATCGCTGGCCTGGTTGGTATTTTGACTATAGTTTACACAGCTTTCCAGTGGAGAAGAAACATTAACTTAAGTTGGATGAAAGCTGTAGCTAGGTCAAAGAAAAACCCGAAGGCCAAACATAAGAGTCCTGCAGCTCCTCATACTTGGGAGCTGGAATCCGTATCCCGTGGAAAGAAAGTAAATTGCTGTGCTTGCTTGAAGCCAATGTCACCTTCCCAAACCCTAGGGCCTACGGTAGCTTCAGATAGTTTCATTCACCGCTGTAGCATATGTGGGGCAGTGGCTCATTTGAGCTGCTCTTCGCGTGCACAGAAGGATTGTAAGTGTGTATCCATGATTGGGTTTGAGCATGTGATGCATCAGTGGGCAGTTCGTTGGACAGAGCTTACTGATCAACCTGATGAAGCTTCCTTTTGTAGCTATTGTGAAGAGCCATGTAGCGGGTCTTTCCTTGGTGGATCTCCTATATGGTGTTGCTTATGGTGCCAACGACTCCTACATGTGGACTGTCACAGTAGCATGTCTAATGAAACTGGTAATATTTGTGATTTAGGACCATTCAGAAGGTTGATTCTCTCACCTCTTTATGTTAAGAAGTTGAGCCCCAATTCGGGATTTCTGAGCTCAATCACACATGGTGCAAATGAGTTAGCTTCTTCAGTGCGGGAAACCATTAGGAGTCAGGGCAAGAAGCACAAGCATAATAATAAAACCTCAGCTGATACAGGTAGTAATGGTAGCATCTCTGACATGTCAACAGAGAGTACTGCTGAGACCCCACAAAATGTAAATGGTTCTTATGCAAAAGAAGGGAACTGCAATGGTAGTATGAACGTAGGAACCCCATGCCAAGATGGTAGTATTAATAAGAAAATAGAGTCAAATCCAAGTATCAAAAGAAGTGGATCAATTAATCAGAAGGATGAGTCTCAAGCTTTAAGGATGAAGCAAAGATATGAGCTGACTGACTTACCACCAGATGCGAGACCATTACTGGTTTTCATCAATAAGAAGAGTGGTGCCCGGCGTGGAGATTCCCTCAGGCAGCGCTTGAACCTTCTTTTGAATCCTGTTCAG GTTATTGAATTGAGTTCAACACAGGGACCAGAGATGGGTCTTTTTTTATTCAGAAAGGTGCCTCATTTCAGAATACTCGTATGTGGAGGAGATGGTACTGTTGGTTGGGTTCTTAATGCAATAGACAAGCAAAATTTTGTTTCACCGCCTCCAGTTGCTATTCTCCCTGCTGGAACTGGAAATGATCTGGCCAGGGTTCTGTCATGGGGAGGTGGTTTGGGCTCAGTGGAGAGACAAGGGGGCCTTTGCACAGTCTTGCAGCACATAGAGCATGCTGCAGTAACAATTCTTGACCGCTGGAAGGTAGCTGTTTTGAACCAACAGGGGAAGCAACTTCAATCTCCAAAATTTATGAACAATTATCTAG GAATTGGTTGTGATGCGAAGGTTGCTTTGGACATTCACAACTTGCGAGAGGAGAATCCTGAGAAGTTTTATAATCAG TTTATGAATAAAGTGCTTTATGCAAGAGAGGGTGCAAAGAGTATAATGGATAGAACGTTTGCAGACTTTCCTTGGCAAGTTAGAGTTGAAGTGGATGGTGTTGAGATAGAGGTCCCTGAG GATGCAGAAGGGGTACTTGTTGCAAACATTGGAAGCTACATGGGAGGTGTAGACCTTTGGCAAAACGAGGATGATACATATGAGAATTTTGATCCTCAGTCTATGCATGATAAAATACTAGAGGTTGTAAGCATATCTGGAACTTGGCACCTTGGAACACTGCAG GTGGGGCTTTCTCGTGCCCGAAGACTTGCACAAGGACAGTCGATTAAAATACAGCTCTTTGCTGCATTGCCTGTTCAAATTGATGGAGAACCTTGGTCTCAGCAGCCATGTACATTGGCCATATCACATCACAGCCAG GCCTTCATGTTGAGGAGGACAGCCGAGGAACGTCTAGGGCATGCAGCTGCCATAATAACCAATGTGCTTGAGAGTGCTGAAACAAACCATGTAATTAACACGTCACAGAAGCGAGCTCTTCTTCAAGAAATGGCATTAAGGCTGACATAG